A section of the Oryza sativa Japonica Group chromosome 1, ASM3414082v1 genome encodes:
- the LOC136355497 gene encoding increased rDNA silencing protein 4-like — protein MAAGRATAAAGGGEGGSNSGGEGDGEGRRVRRRPMVHAGGGDGDGGGDGVGRGREGGCGGPYAAMVRGSTATAAVSLRSAPLGRIWRVAGGGGRRRLATAAMVVVAAVGSDDVG, from the coding sequence ATGGCGGCGGGGAGAGCGACggcagcggctggcggcggggagggcggcagcaacagcggcggggagggcgacggcgaaggcaggCGCGTGCGGCGCCGGCCGATGGTGCATgcaggcggcggggatggcgatggcggcggggatggcgttGGCAGAGggcgcgaaggcggctgcggtggtCCCTACGCGGCGATGGTGCggggctcgacggcgacggcggcggtctcCCTCAGATCTGCGCCTCTTGGCAGGATCTGgagggtggccggcggtggtggtcggCGACGGCTGGCGACGGCAGCGATGGTGGTGGTCGCGGCAGTTGGCAGCGACGATGTCGGCTGA